In a single window of the Desulfobacterales bacterium genome:
- a CDS encoding outer membrane lipoprotein carrier protein LolA, whose protein sequence is MLKSNEFKLFQGLLACLCVLVVGCGGAFAQASAPKLEDIVAGIEKRYSGSGFFARFNQTSTLKEMGISDSASGKIYVKHPGMMLWEYEKPDRQVFVTDSRTLWVYRPEDNQVMVGEAPVYFGSGKGASFLSDMKQLREKFIILRHEQADTDRLYVLTLTPKIQKVDVSVIYLSISKTMYDIVQIVTLNSYGDETRIAFSDLRFNQGYDDKFFKFTIPDGMDVLKLD, encoded by the coding sequence ATGCTGAAATCAAACGAATTTAAACTGTTCCAGGGGCTGCTGGCCTGCCTCTGTGTACTGGTTGTCGGCTGCGGGGGCGCCTTTGCCCAGGCGTCTGCACCCAAACTGGAGGATATTGTTGCCGGGATTGAAAAAAGGTATTCCGGATCGGGCTTTTTCGCCCGTTTCAATCAGACTTCAACTTTAAAGGAAATGGGCATCAGCGACAGCGCTTCCGGAAAAATCTATGTCAAACACCCCGGCATGATGCTCTGGGAATACGAAAAACCGGATCGCCAGGTCTTTGTCACCGACAGCCGGACCCTCTGGGTATACCGGCCGGAAGACAATCAGGTCATGGTGGGAGAAGCCCCCGTTTATTTCGGGAGCGGCAAGGGGGCCAGCTTTCTTTCCGACATGAAACAACTTCGCGAAAAATTCATCATCCTCCGGCACGAACAGGCGGACACCGACCGGTTGTATGTCCTGACCCTTACCCCCAAAATACAAAAAGTGGATGTGTCCGTCATTTATTTGTCAATTTCAAAAACCATGTATGATATCGTCCAGATCGTCACCCTGAATTCATATGGGGATGAAACCCGCATTGCTTTCAGTGACCTGCGGTTCAATCAGGGCTATGACGACAAATTTTTCAAATTCACCATTCCGGACGGAATGGATGTGCTGAAGCTGGATTAG